In Alphaproteobacteria bacterium, the genomic stretch TTATTTTTACCTTCTTGTACAGGTGGAAGTTCATCTTCTGGTTCAAGTTCTTCTTCGGCCTCTGAAGCTACTGATAATAGTTTATTTGCAAATTTTTCTGATACAGAAATTTCTGCAACTTGCGCTACAACAGTTTGCGCTGCGTCAAACTTTGAAACTACTGAATATTTCACAAGATATTCTTATACAGAAAATAGTACTACTTTAAACACACAAAATTTCTTAGATATAATAAACGCAGCAGATGCTTATGCATATTTAAGCAATCGAGAAAAAAACTGGGCAGGGGATGGTGTAGATGTAGTGGTTTCCGATACAGGCATTGTTATGAATCATTCTGATCTTCAGGCAAATTATTCACCTAATAGTGACACAAATAGCCTTTTAGATGATGATGGGCATGGTACTCATGTAGCTGGAATAATCGCAGCAGATAAAAATGATTCAGGCATGCATGGCGTCGCACCAAATGCTAATTTATTATCAGTTGCTTTAGATGATTTAGTTGATAATCAATATGGTAGCAGTGACTATTATAATTTTGTTAAAGATTCTGGTGCAAAAATTGTCAATATGAGTTGGGGTTACCCAACAACTATTCCAAGCTCACAAATAGATGATATAAAAACTAATATTAGCACTATGGTAAGTGGTAATAGTGATTTAGTTTTAGTAGTTGCAGCTGGTAATGAAGGAGCAAGTCAGCCATCCTACCCGGCTTATCTTGCCAATGATTCTGTGGCAAATCAACAAATGATAGTAGTTGCTGCATATGATGGTGCAAATTATGAAATTGCAGATTTTAGTAATAGATGTGGGGCTGCAAAAGATTACTGTCTTTTGGCACCTGGGGTTAGCATATATTCAACATCGAATGATTCAGATAATTCTTATGCTATAATGTCAGGTACTTCTATGGCTGCACCTGTCGTATCTGGTGCTGCAGCAATTTTAAAATCAGCATGGCCAAGTCTTACTGGTGCGCAGATTGTAGATATATTATTAACTACAGCAGATCAATTATCTAGTTATACAAGCAATATTAATACTGTAACTGGACATGGTTTATTGAATTTAGATAGTGCAGTTCAAAGCCAGGGAAGCTCAACTACATCTCTTGGTAGTTCACAATATTTATATGATAATTCAGAGTTATATATTCCACAAGAATATCAAAGTTTATTTGCTACGGCGGAATTTAGTGATTTTGTTAGTAAAGGTGTGTTTTTTGATAGTTATAATAGAGATTATACAGCAAATTACTTGGATAAAATAACCTTCTTAAATAGTGATAGTGCAAATTATAGTTACGGTAACAATTTAATAAATAACAAATATAATTTCGAAAATATAAACTTTAGGGATGGCGGTTTAAATATTAATTTGTACAAAAAAACTAACTTATTAGCGAAGCATATTTTTATAGAACCTGATACACAAGAAATTGACTCTGATTTTGGCAATTTACATTATAGTTTTTCTCATAAAAAAATAGCTTTTAACATAGCAGCTGGTGAAGTTGAAAATAAAAATCTATTTAATGATGATTTATTCAAAAATCTTAATATTTTAACAAAAGATAATTCAGCAAATTATTTTAATTCAGCGCACGACATGAAAGGTATAAATTTCAATGCTTTATTGCATAATAATAAAGAATATTCGTTAAATTTAGGCTTTATTGCGAAAGAAAATAACATTAGTAAGAAAGGCTTTGCAGGGTTCTCAAGTGAATTATTTAAAAATAGTAAAAACTCTAAACATGCGCTAAAATATCAATATATTATTGAAGAAAACTCTGCACAAGGTATAAGTGGAAATGAGGCATTTAACATAGGTAAGAATTATCAAACCAATATTATAGAATTATCATCAAGCTATGAATTTAATAACATAAATTATTTCCTTAAATATGGTTTTATGGAAACCCTTAATAAAAAGCAGGAAAATAGTTTTGTTAATTTATCTGATAAATTCTATTCTGATAGCTTCTCATTAGGTGCCGTACAAAAAATTAAAAAAGATTTTCAGATAGGTTTTATACTTTCAAAGCCATGGCAAATTAGAAAAGGAGACCTTGCTTATACCATACCGGTAGGCTTGTCTGATGATGGTGAAATATTAACAGATACTTATAAAGTAGATTTTGATCAACAATTACAGCTTGATTATGAGTTTTTTCTAAATAAACAAATTTCTTATAATAAATCACTGAAATTTAATCTTATATTTCACCAAGATAAGCTTTATGAGCAAGAAAATAAAGAAACAGAAATATTTATGTTTTATGATTACTTTTTTTAAAAAAGCCTATAATAATATAGGCGTAAATTATAATGTGTAATAATATGACTAAAATTATTGATGGTAAAAACTTTGCAACAGAAATATGCAAAAAATTAGCACTAGAAACTCAATCTTTAAAAGAGCAATATAATATTACACCTGGTCTCGCTGTTATTTTGGTTGGCAGTGACCCAGCAAGCCAAGTTTATGTTGGTAATAAAAATAAAAAAGCGAAAAATATAGGGTTTTTGTCAAAAGAGATCTTATTACCAGATAATATCAGTGAAGATGCTTTGTTAAGTGAAATTAATAAGTTAAATAAGGATAAAGATATACATGGTATTTTAGTGCAATTACCGTTACCAAAGCATATTAACAAAGATAAAGTTATTAATGCCATAGATGCCAAAAAAGATGTTGATGGTTTTAATATAAAAAATGTTGGTAAATTATATACAGGTCAAGATTCTTTAGTTCCATGTACGCCACAGGGCTGTTTGATGTTATTAGAAGATTTTTTTGCTAATGATTTATCTGGGAAAAACGCTGTTATTATAGGCCGCTCTAATATAGTTGGTAGACCAATGTCTGAGTTATTGTTGCAAAAAAACTGTACAACTACAATCATCCATTCCAAAACAAAAAACATGCAAGAAATCTTAGTTAAAGCAGATATTATTGTGGCAGCTGTGGGAATTGCAAATTTTATTACTGCTAAAATGATAAAAGATAATGCCGTAATTATAGATGTAGGTATTAATCGTATTAAACTAAATGATAAATATAAATTAGTTGGTGATGTGGATTTCAGTTCTGTGCATGATAAAGTGGCTGCAATTACACCAGTTCCTGGAGGAGTAGGGCCGATGACAATTGCTTGCTTAATGAAGAATACTTTAAAAGCGGCTAAATCTACCATTGATGATTAGATATTAGCTTTGCTTTAAACCAAAACTCAAATATTTATAACAACATATTATATTTAAATTATTTCTAACCGGTTATAACAGCGTATATAAAGTTATCTAAAGATGAAAACAGCTATTTTAAGTCGTTTTCTAGTTGTTTTAATATAATGAGTTGGAACTTTTAGCGTAAAGAAATAGGATCTAACATTTAGCTTTATGTTCATTGATAAAGCAAACACATAGTTAGGTAATTTTATTAAGTAATTATGTTTTATAATATTTAGATTGTTAGCAGGTTAAAGCATAAATAAAAAGTAGTTAGCTATTTACCTTATTTTCTGCTTATATTTCTAATATTAGATAATTATGTAAATTTTATAGCATTTTCGGCTGCTTTAAAAATTACAGCTGCTTTATTTTCTGTTTCTTCATATTCCATTTCTGGCTTTGAATCATAAACGATACCAGCACCTGATTGTGCATAAAGAATTTTATCTTTTAAAAGAGCGGTTCTAAGCATGATAGCCATATCCATATGTTTTTTATGCGCAGAAAAATAACCTATACAGCCAGAATAAAATGACCTTTTTTGACTTTCAAACTCTGCAATAATTTCCATAGCTCTAATTTTAGGGGCGCCTGACACAGTTCCTGCTGGAAAACCTGCTATTAATGCATCTAAACAAGTTTTTTCCGCTTTAATTTTACCGTCAATATTTGAACTAATATGCATAACATGTGAATAATATTCTATTTCCATATACTTATTTACATCAATAGAGTTCTTCTCCGCTACTCTACCTACATCATTTCTGCCTAAATCTATTAGCATTAAATGTTCAGCCACTTCTTTTTTATCATTTAATAGATCTTTAGCTAATTCTTGGTCTTCAACTGCATTATTTCCCCTTTTTCTAGTGCCAGCAAGGGGCCTTACAGTTACTATATCATCTTTTACTCTTACCATAATTTCTGGGCTTGAGCCAATTATTTCAAAATCAATAAAATTTAAATAAAATAAAAATGGTGATGGATTTAAGGTTCTGAGAGAACGATATAAAGCAAAACCAGAGTGAGGAAACTTGGCCTTAAACCTTCTTGAAGGTAAAACTTGAAATATGTCGCCAGACTTAATGTAGCTTTTGGCTTTAGCTACAATATCTTGATATTCTGTTTTAGAAAAATTAGAGCTAAAATTTAAATTATCAGTATTTTGCTCTTGCAAATTTATCTTAATGTTATTTGTAAGATGTTTCTTTATTTTATCAACTAGAGCTAGCTTTTGTATAAAAACTTTTTCTCCTTCTAAATCATTTGGGTATATTGGTAAAGATAACATAATTTTATCTTTTAAATTATCTATGACTATAATGATTGTTGGTCTAATAAATTTTGCTTCAGGTATGTTAAGCTCGTCTTTTTGATGAGCCGGAATATTTTCAAAGTAATGAACCATATCATAGTTCATATAGCCAAACAGCCCAGATGAAATGGCTGGCAAATAAGAAAATTCTTCGATCTTAGATTCAGTTTGGATCTTTTCAAGCGAATCTTTAATTTCATCATTAGTAGAGTTTTCTTGGATGTAATTTGTTCCTTCTTTAGCTATGGTTATAATGTTCTTATTACATTCCCAAATTAAATCAGGAAGAAGACCAATTGCAGAATAACGACCTTTGTTATTATCTTTTTCAGCAGATTCTAATAAAAAAGAATATTTAGAAATATTTTTAAGTTTTAAATAAAGCGATATAGCAGTGTCTAAGTCTGAATTAATCTCTTCACTAATAATAAATGGTTTAGCTTTAATATATTTTGTAAGAAATTCTTCTTTGTAATTTTTAATCATCATTTTGCTTTATTTCAACTCCATATTTCCTGATAAGAAAATTCATATATGAGTCTGTAATATTATTGTTAAAATGATTTTGGTATATTTGTGTTAATCTTTCTTGCATGAATAATTCTTCACCTGCACTTGATTGTTTTATTCTTTTAAAATTATATAATGCAAATTGAAAATTTTTCATATCTAAACTTAATAAAGGAGGGGATATTTTATTCGTTTTATCCAGTGAGAATATTAATTGCATAAACTGATCGCTTAACTGCTCATTATCTCTAGATATAAAGCTTTTACTTATAGATAGATTATATTTTTTCTTTAATTGATTTAAAGTAGTTAATTTATTGTCTGAATCTTTGATAATAGTATAAATTTGTTTTGCTGTTTTTTCATTATTTTCAATATGCTTAAATTTCTGCCACTCTGTAATAAGCCTTCCTCTTACTTCATCTATTGCTAAATGTCTTTGATCTTTTATTTCATTAATTTGATAAAGAATAAAATTTTCATCACTATAAGATTTTTTATTAATAATTTTAGTTTGCCCATCAGTAAACATATCCATTTTGAACTTTTGGATGCTCTCTTGATTAAAGCTACTTAACTCCACAGGATCTTCTTTAGAAATGTCTAGCGTAGTTAGCTTTAAACCAGCTACTTCAGCAATTTGCTCTAAAGTCATTTCAGTATCTATGTTATTAGCTGCCAAATTAAAGGCTTCTTTAGCAATTTTACATGCTGCCTGATTTTGCAATTTTGCTGTTATTTCTTCTTGGACATCTTTGAACATTGTTAGTTTTTCTGGTTTTATTGCCAATACTCTGAAAATATGCCAACCATAAGGACCTTTAATTGGTTTGGTGTATTGATTTTTGCTAATATTGAAAATAGGAACTGCAAAATCTGTAAATATTTGCTCTTTCTCTTGAAAACCAATCTCAATATCATTTTTATTCATATTCAAATTTTGAGCTATTTGATAAAAAGAAATATTACTATTTAATTCTTCATAAGCAGCATTAATAGTTTTTTCGTCCTTTGAAAATAATTGCTCTATATTTCTTTGCTCAGGAATTTTAAATAAATTTTTATTGTTACTGTAATAATTTTCAATTTCTATTTTTGACACTTTGACTTTAGCTTTGAAAGCTGAGCAGCTAAAATCTAATACAGAAACATCTCTTTGCCCCAATTGCAGAAATTTATCCTTATTTTTAGCATAAAAATCAACTAACTCTGGCTCAGATGGCGTAATCTGTGTTGAAGGTTTATCCAATGGAAATTTAATAATTGAAATATTTCGTTCTTGATTCAAATTTTGTGAAACTAATTTGTCATATGCACTAAAATTAATCGCAGAGCTTTGATAAAAATTAGCAAATAAATCACTAATTACTTGCTCCTGAATATTGGCAAATATATTTTGCTCAGTTAAAT encodes the following:
- a CDS encoding S8 family serine peptidase — encoded protein: MKFCNLLIVIILLFLPSCTGGSSSSGSSSSSASEATDNSLFANFSDTEISATCATTVCAASNFETTEYFTRYSYTENSTTLNTQNFLDIINAADAYAYLSNREKNWAGDGVDVVVSDTGIVMNHSDLQANYSPNSDTNSLLDDDGHGTHVAGIIAADKNDSGMHGVAPNANLLSVALDDLVDNQYGSSDYYNFVKDSGAKIVNMSWGYPTTIPSSQIDDIKTNISTMVSGNSDLVLVVAAGNEGASQPSYPAYLANDSVANQQMIVVAAYDGANYEIADFSNRCGAAKDYCLLAPGVSIYSTSNDSDNSYAIMSGTSMAAPVVSGAAAILKSAWPSLTGAQIVDILLTTADQLSSYTSNINTVTGHGLLNLDSAVQSQGSSTTSLGSSQYLYDNSELYIPQEYQSLFATAEFSDFVSKGVFFDSYNRDYTANYLDKITFLNSDSANYSYGNNLINNKYNFENINFRDGGLNINLYKKTNLLAKHIFIEPDTQEIDSDFGNLHYSFSHKKIAFNIAAGEVENKNLFNDDLFKNLNILTKDNSANYFNSAHDMKGINFNALLHNNKEYSLNLGFIAKENNISKKGFAGFSSELFKNSKNSKHALKYQYIIEENSAQGISGNEAFNIGKNYQTNIIELSSSYEFNNINYFLKYGFMETLNKKQENSFVNLSDKFYSDSFSLGAVQKIKKDFQIGFILSKPWQIRKGDLAYTIPVGLSDDGEILTDTYKVDFDQQLQLDYEFFLNKQISYNKSLKFNLIFHQDKLYEQENKETEIFMFYDYFF
- the folD gene encoding bifunctional methylenetetrahydrofolate dehydrogenase/methenyltetrahydrofolate cyclohydrolase FolD yields the protein MTKIIDGKNFATEICKKLALETQSLKEQYNITPGLAVILVGSDPASQVYVGNKNKKAKNIGFLSKEILLPDNISEDALLSEINKLNKDKDIHGILVQLPLPKHINKDKVINAIDAKKDVDGFNIKNVGKLYTGQDSLVPCTPQGCLMLLEDFFANDLSGKNAVIIGRSNIVGRPMSELLLQKNCTTTIIHSKTKNMQEILVKADIIVAAVGIANFITAKMIKDNAVIIDVGINRIKLNDKYKLVGDVDFSSVHDKVAAITPVPGGVGPMTIACLMKNTLKAAKSTIDD
- the trpE gene encoding anthranilate synthase component I, giving the protein MMIKNYKEEFLTKYIKAKPFIISEEINSDLDTAISLYLKLKNISKYSFLLESAEKDNNKGRYSAIGLLPDLIWECNKNIITIAKEGTNYIQENSTNDEIKDSLEKIQTESKIEEFSYLPAISSGLFGYMNYDMVHYFENIPAHQKDELNIPEAKFIRPTIIIVIDNLKDKIMLSLPIYPNDLEGEKVFIQKLALVDKIKKHLTNNIKINLQEQNTDNLNFSSNFSKTEYQDIVAKAKSYIKSGDIFQVLPSRRFKAKFPHSGFALYRSLRTLNPSPFLFYLNFIDFEIIGSSPEIMVRVKDDIVTVRPLAGTRKRGNNAVEDQELAKDLLNDKKEVAEHLMLIDLGRNDVGRVAEKNSIDVNKYMEIEYYSHVMHISSNIDGKIKAEKTCLDALIAGFPAGTVSGAPKIRAMEIIAEFESQKRSFYSGCIGYFSAHKKHMDMAIMLRTALLKDKILYAQSGAGIVYDSKPEMEYEETENKAAVIFKAAENAIKFT